A window of the Miscanthus floridulus cultivar M001 chromosome 14, ASM1932011v1, whole genome shotgun sequence genome harbors these coding sequences:
- the LOC136503044 gene encoding uncharacterized protein has translation MGVGDRDLKRKVHGSASKRHGMLKTKKKQACVSKGCGILKAKEEALAAVRLLHFKRVPGGMDIWMDHWREMKAKAAAEEAASPMMKKRKRVVQQRLPKALINLMVARPFRSIEDLTSAQLAKRSREFRKLYAFTTFADAKLRDYEQTSSGSTYDAQGYAEDESDVTDDEEDATVDEK, from the coding sequence ATGGGCGTCGGTGACCGCGACCTCAAGAGGAAGGTGCATGGGAGCGCGTCGAAGAGGCACGGGATGTTGAAGACCAAGAAGAAGCAGGCGTGCGTGTCGAAGGGGTGCGGGATCCTTAAGGCGAAGGAGGAGGCGTTGGCGGCTGTTCGTCTCTTGCATTTCAAGCGTGTACCGGGGGGCATGGATATCTGGATGGATCACTGGCGGGAGATGAAGGCCAAGGCGGCGGCAGAGGAGGCGGCCAGCcccatgatgaagaagaggaagagggtaGTCCAGCAGAGGTTGCCGAAGGCGCTCATCAATCTCATGGTGGCTAGGCCTTTTAGGAGCATCGAAGACCTCACCTCCGCTCAGCTGGCGAAACGTTCCCGTGAATTCCGCAAGCTCTATGCCTTCACAACTTTTGCCGATGCCAAGCTTCGTGACTACGAGCAGACCTCATCCGGCAGTACGTACGACGCCCAAGGCTATGCGGAGGACGAAAGCGATGTGACTGACGATGAGGAGGATGCCACGGTGGATGAGAAGTAG
- the LOC136503045 gene encoding uncharacterized protein: MAELERQLASARHESQDWAVEATVARAEGQRAAERATTAKQGLKAAMAHHAETEAGVRTSLVNTEVVLRESLAALELEQATLVSAQNALEAARKALEAERKARLEADQEVLALRGRVMGTEDASARLREQAARQAEDLSILENFRVELGGKVKTLEQDLETIKATLSRNAEELAKSREERRALEGDLDQIRNVAQLVISDVFGLAPSTSAPVV; encoded by the exons ATGGCCGAGCTCGAGCGTCAGCTAGCGTCCGCCCGTCATGAGTCCCAGGACTGGGCGGTCGAGGCGACCGTGGcgcgggcggaggggcagcgtgcagctGAGCGGGCGACTACCGCCAAGCAAGGGCTCAAGGCGGCGATGGCCCATCATGCAGAGACCGAGGCGGGGGTGCGGACATCCTTGGTGAACACTGAGGTGGTGTTGCGAGAGTCCTTGGCGGCGCTTGAGCTAGAGCAGGCCACTTTGGTGTCGGCACAGAACGCCCTGGAGGCAGCACGGAAGGCCCTGGAGgcggagcggaaggcccggttggaggcggaccaggaggtgctcgcgctccgaggccgggtgatggggacggaggacgcGAGTGCCCGACTGCGCGAACAGGCGGCCCggcaggcagaggatctctccatccttgagaacttccGCGTCG agctgggtggaaaggtgaaaACACTGGAGCAAGACCTGGAGACGATAAAGGCGACCCTCAGCCGAAATGCAGAGGAActggccaagtcccgtgaagagcgacgtgctctcgagggggatcttgaccagatccgcaacgttgcccaGCTTGTCATCTCGGATGTCTTTGGGTTGGCGCCCAGTACTAGCGCGCCCGTGGTCTAG